The following proteins are encoded in a genomic region of Mahella australiensis 50-1 BON:
- a CDS encoding class I SAM-dependent DNA methyltransferase yields the protein MYEQFARFYDELGWSQYAAGVWDRLSKYLDSIGFKPRSLLDLACGTGILTIKAAQRGVEAHGLDISEAMLEKAEYNARQADIEVSYVCGDMSHFCMNRHYDIITCTFDAINHLSAYDDWEDTFRCALAHLDDNGLFVFDMNTVKDLSENWDNIHVRKDANGNYVISKSIAFRDKASAAVTFTAFVQRSDRLFDGYEETVTEVTFPIDRVVASLYEIGFADVSVKNDMFEDVPDPEQLNRVFIICRKTKAR from the coding sequence ATGTACGAACAATTTGCGAGATTTTATGATGAACTTGGGTGGAGCCAATATGCGGCCGGCGTATGGGATAGGCTGAGCAAATACCTCGACTCGATAGGCTTTAAGCCGCGCAGCCTGCTGGATTTGGCCTGTGGCACCGGCATTCTGACCATAAAAGCCGCGCAGCGCGGCGTGGAGGCTCATGGGCTGGACATATCGGAGGCTATGCTTGAAAAGGCCGAATACAACGCCAGACAGGCTGATATAGAAGTTTCCTATGTATGCGGTGATATGAGCCATTTTTGCATGAACCGGCATTATGATATTATAACGTGCACGTTCGATGCTATAAATCATCTTTCAGCGTACGACGATTGGGAGGATACCTTTCGATGCGCCCTGGCCCATTTGGACGATAACGGCTTGTTCGTATTCGATATGAACACAGTGAAAGATTTGAGCGAGAATTGGGATAATATACACGTGCGCAAAGATGCAAACGGCAACTATGTTATAAGCAAGAGCATAGCCTTCCGCGATAAAGCATCGGCGGCTGTTACATTTACGGCTTTTGTGCAGCGCAGCGATAGGCTTTTCGACGGGTATGAAGAAACGGTCACCGAGGTCACCTTTCCCATAGATAGGGTGGTGGCCTCGTTATATGAGATCGGTTTTGCCGACGTCAGCGTTAAAAACGATATGTTTGAGGACGTACCCGATCCGGAGCAACTCAACCGCGTATTTATAATATGCAGGAAAACGAAAGCGAGATAA